TCAAGAGATTCTCTTTGATCGTGCTGTGTGATTATGCTTAAACGGCTATCCACTGGTCGATCTGCTCATGTAGAAAGTTGCATTGTGTCGTATGCATATTCAACATATTGATAGCTATGTTCACGTGCTAACTTTTTGGATACAGCATACAGAATTGGATTGAGGATCTATACTGGAAGCAGCTTGATATAGACTATCCTGGAACAGAAGATGCAATGGTGAGCGTACAACACTTAAACCTCTGCTGTTTCTGATTTGTGTATTAATCTTCTTTTCTGCAGGAAGATTATAGTCAGTTTTGCATCTTACAGGTGCATCATGGATTTTATTCTGCTTACCACAATACAACATTACGCCCTGGAGTGCTAAGTGCTGTTAAAACAGCAAAAGAGCTGTATGGAGACATTCCTATTATGGTGACAGGGCATTCAATGGGAGGGGCCATGGCTGCTTTTTGTGGATTGGATCTCACAGTATGTTTTAAAGACTTACTGCTACTTTATACTATAACTTCTCGTTGTCCATATATTTTGACTTGCTTTTCTAATTTGATAGCTCTGGTTATAGAATACCCTTGTAACCATTATTGCTTTTGCACTCCCTTAGGAATTATGACTTGAAACGATGTGTTTTCTctgttttactttttttaattgaTCAATTGTAGATGTTTGTACTTTTAATTAGAAAAGGTAGAATTCCACATGTTGTTCGATGGATCTTGTGACATAAAAAAGAAcctataagaaaagaaaaaacggCTAGCAGAGTTCTATTGATTTATTTATGTATGTTTATTCCAGGTAAATCTTGGCTCGCGGAATGTTTCAGTTATGACATTTGGACAACCTCGAATTGGCAATGCTGCTTTTGTGTCCTACTATAGCAAACGGGTGCCAAATACGATTCGTGTCACACATGAACATGATATTGTGCCTCATCTGCCCCCGTACTATCAGTATTTCCCTCAAAAAACTTATCATCATTTTCCTACAGAGGTAACTGTTTTTACAAGCATAACTCAAATATTTTCTGCCTTATTTTGAATTGCATGAAATCTAGCTATATCATTTCAGTACCTGGAAAAGTTTTTAAGGAATGAGATATCTCTGTAGTGAAAGTCTTGAGTAAGTGATTTGGCTATTCATAAGtggaaatatattttttcaagataAGAGTGTAGCAAGCAGAAGAGTGTTGACTTGTACTTGAACTCTTGCTATCcgtttaaaaattattatatatttttatacattGTTGTCTGTTGCTCACAATTCCATTTTCTGCtcaaataaattgaaagtaaGCTGTCATTGGTTTTGTAAGTTTCATCAATTTAATGGTTGTTGTCATAAATTAATTCttggtttttttcttttaattggaTTCACTGATATTGCAGGTTTGGCTCCATAACACTGGCCTTGGAATTCTTGCTTATACAGTTGAAAAGGTCTGTGATAATTCTGGGGAAGACCCTTCTTGTAGCAGGTAACTTCTCTCGGGCTTATACTTTATGAGACATCTGCAAATCGGTATATAGTAAAGATAGTTCATGCTGGTCAGATAAAAACAGAGGAGAAATGATTATAACGAGTTATTAAATATGGGCACACATTGCGTCATTGTCAAAATATGGATAACGTTTCTCGTTCTTCAGTCAAAACTTAAAAGCAGTGTTCTCAGCACACTCTTGTTGCTGAAATCTATTTACTTACTTTTGACAATCTTTTAAAAAAGGGGAGTGTTAAATCTGCAAAATTGTGAAGAATAAAAATGTAAAGTGTCTGTGAGCACAAAAATCTCACCTGGAACGAAAAAAGGGGACAGAAAGGATAAAAATGAAAACTAAGTTGTAAAAGAGTTGATACTTTGTCCTACTAAATTAGGAAAGAAAAGTGAAGGGTGTTTTTTCTATTTTGAACAATCACGATTGTAGGGAGCTTACTTGTTGTTTCTAAGTATAATAATTGTTTTACGTCTCTCGTTTTCAGATGGTTCTGAAGCTAATCCTTAAAAGGGATTACCTCATTCCTATTTTGTTTGACCTAACTGCTATATATTTGGTAGTCGACATTCTTCTTTCACCTTGACTTTTAATTACTCTTTATCGTTCTTTTATTCAATTGTTGGTGATTGGTGTagtttaatttagtttataaatcTATTACTttcatatttcaaaaataatacacAACCTCCAATGGTAACACTGAATATTATTCTAGTCAACCCTCCTGAACAGAAATAGGTCTTATGATTCAGTTCGGAGATAGTAGTTCAAAAGGATGCTTAGAGAGAAGTTAATTATTTTCCAGTTCACTCTCTTTTTAccgaaggattatgatatcaataTGGATTTTGAATATCTAAAAGCCAGACGCTATAATACTATGTGAAAAATGTTCAGTTACCAAAGAAGAGGCTGGACGTCCTCTTTTTGATTGTCCTTTCTATAGTGGAAAACTTGCTGAATTTTGCTTAGAGCTGTTGCCCTGTATGCTAATTTTCTAAAATACTCCCAGGTCAGTGGCTGGTAACAGTATTAAGGATCATCTGAGATATTATGGTGTAAGATTAGGAGGTGAGGAGGATCCAGGATTCTGCAGAATTGTGATGGATCGTGGTCTTGCTGCACATGGCACAGTAGATGTTGATGGAAATGTCATCCTATCCAGAGATATTCCTGCTTCTGTTTTGAGGATGAATGTGGAATCTAATGAGCAAGGGAGATCGGTATAGAGGTTTCTTGGGATCTTTACTTGTCTTCCCCAAGATTGGAGAGAGGTGAGCAGAGTTTCGTCGTAAGGCTTAAATTGGAGCTGTACCCAGTCAATTGTGCAGTTTGGTCCTACGCTGGGTAGATCATATATATTATTCATTTTTATCTTATATGTACATATGACTCATGTAAATAACAATAAAAACTTCACTGTTGTAGATTGTAATGAACTAAGCTCAATTTAAGAGACGGAAACAATGCTCAAATCTGAACTCCAATCCATCACGCAATCCAGTGTTACACTAATGAGAACTGTTTAACTCAGAAATAGAAGTAACGAAATTACAATTGAAAGTATTTATTAATACAGTTCCATGTAACCAAAAGTAGAGTAGTCATAAACCTCGAACAACTCAATAAACCTACAGTTAATAGCAAGAGTTCCACTCTGCATCTAATCTGGCGAGAAATATCCTTGTATAAATTAGTTTATCATAAATTTGGAAAATTGCATGCTATAATTATTTAGTATGATAAAAAAATTCCTACGGTATTTATGCATGTGTTTGCCGAAGTTGGttattttacttcatattttgagttatatAATACTTATAATAGTCATCATATATATCTGCACCTATATTTATGTCAAACTAATAGTGCAGgacacaaaaaaatattatttaaatgtATGATAAAATAAATTGAATAGTTATTTTAATTTGTAactgttaaatgttgaaattggTGCGCGTGCAAGCATTTTTCACTCGGGAAATGTCCAACTGTCAACCAACTACCATGGTCAATGGCTTTGCGTATCAAAACTGTTTGTGTAAATGCCCATAACAGCGTTATAACGATCTTTATTTTCCCACGAGTTCTGGTTTCACTATTTGCCAATTAACGGTGCTTGTCCTTTTGTCTCCCATACCCCGCGAGCCAATTAACTACCTTATCCTCTCCTCCCACCCCCTCCCACGCCTGCCTTTGGATATTTGCTTATTTCCATTTATGGTATTATTATAATTGGGTAGTCTCAATAATTATATTCCTGCATATAAAGGTCCTTGTCATTTAGGAGATGGCATTTTCACTTTGATTGAATCTTGGGTTTTGAGCCTATCCCTTTTTGTCACCTCTTAGACCCCTCCACCCCACCCCATCCCACCTATTCCTCTGTCAATTCTCCTTCAGCTAGATTAACATTTGGGGGGTGGTGGGTGTACTTAGTTTCACTGCAAATATGGAAGACTCCTGCAATGAACGGCTTGATTTTGGCAAAATGGGTTATGGGTACGAAAAACAAAATGTATATTTATTGCATGCTTAATGTGCATATATTTTAACAACATATTTATAAGCTGTAATATTTGTTTGTCTTAAAGTCGCATGGTATAATTGATGTTTTGTGGATATGTGATATAGATGCAAGCACTACAGGAGAAGATGCAGGATCAGGGCACCTTGCTGCAATGAAGTCTTTGACTGCCGCCATTGTCACAATGAAGCTACGGTAACTTTATTAAAGAATCCCTTTTGGAGTCTTAAAAACggaggcggagccaggatttgaaCCTTATGGGGTCGCGATTGTTATcattttaagttactgggttctaaattaataatttgtacaaattcaataaatttcttaagGCAATTACAGGGTTTGAACAAAACCCACTGGGTTCGGCGAACCCGCATGCCACACTCTGGCTCCGCCCCTGCTTAAAAATACTCACTGATGACGCTGTATTATCAATCTGATGATAGTTTGTCACATTTGCGCTGTGTTTATTTCATCAGAGCTCGTTGCACAATGTATTTGATCGACATGAATTAGTTCGATATGATGTCAAGCAGGTAATAATCACATAGTAGTAGTTGTTTTTCTTCCATTGTATTTGcctcttattttttttctatattaAGGTTTAGAAATTCTCACATGAGTTATGTGTTCATTTGGCACTTCAGGTCATTTGCTCAGTTTGTGATACAGAACAGCCGGTGCGTGTCTTTTGATTTGAATATAgtttatttcttcttatttggTGCTTTTTGAATTGATGATCTTATGTATTTCTGTTTCCAATTTAGGTTGCTCGCGTTTGTACAAATTGTGGTGTAAATATGGGAGAATACTTCTGTGAAGTGTGCAAATTCTATGATGATGATGTAATTATCCTGTGGTTCTACTGAACTAAATTCATTATTACCCCTAATCCTTATATTAGTTCAATGCCCATAGTTCTTTAGGATTTTGACATTTTTAGAAATTACCTTTTCGATGTACTTATTTCTATAACTCCATTGTTTCAGTTAGACAAAGGGCAGTTTCATTGTGATGATTGTGGAATCTGCAGGTCAGCATACAATACTACAATATAACTCCGTGCATTGGTAACTGTATCTGATACTAACACTTTGGTGTTTTGAAGTCTGCTAATTAGAATATTATCTTTTGCGCAGAGTTGGTGGCCGTGAGAACTTCTTTCACTGCAGTAGATGTGGTGCGCATTACAATTTCCTATTATTATAACTTGAGGCTCCATGGAAATTTTCTTCTCTGTTTTTCTTAAATTTGTTATATGTATGTTTCTTtgatttttcatcatttgctaAAGCGTGAAGCTATATGTGATTCTCTAACTACGGGGCTCCATTGGATCTTATCCTTTACACGGTTCTTCCATTCATTCCTAATTATTGACTTGTCCTGTGGGAATGAAGAAAGAATTACTAGTGGCTAAAATCATGGGGAAGTACAGTGATTAATTTATCTTTCGCTCAGGTCATCGTCTTAAGGACAACCATATTGGATACATATTACTCTATAACTGCTATTCATAGGTTCAGATTGTTCATCTAACGTTCAATCCAGTTTCTTTATTTGGGAGTGTGCTTGTACATTAGAAGCATGGAACTTTGTATTCTTTGCTTTATTGCATACGCTACTAGAAAATTATCACCGTAAATGTTTAGATTTTATTTACACACTTGATACTAGTTGAAACACGATTGCCACAAACATAttttgtttatattttctttctgtCTTTTTCTCCCTTTCGAAGAGTGGAATATTGGAGTTTTGTCCCAGTATTTCCTAGAGTTGTCATTGTGAAACTCCATCTAAGTATGCTTTAATTGGTTGACTAAGCTCCATGAGATGTCACTGGTTAATTAGTTGGTTGGACAGTGCAAGCAGAGAAGATAAAGATGGAGAAAAGATTAAAGCTTTTCAAGTTTGTTTCTCTTGCAAGGAAATTGTCCAGCTAAACTCAAAACTTTTACTTTTCTTCCTTCTCTTTTTGGTATTCTCTCAACAATAGGCATTCGAATTATGGTGTCGCTTCTTCTATCTTTATCATTTCATTATTACAAATGCTATTGCTAATTCACCTTATGCTGTGCATTCTGCAGGCTCTTGCTATTCAGTTAGTTTACGTAATAACCATTCATGTGTAGAGAACTCCATGCGGCATCATTGTCCCATTTGTTATGAGGTATTGTATATTAAGTGTTATTCCTTTGCTGTGGATTCTACCGCCAATTCTTTTCATTCATGCTGCCATAATTTTTGAAATGCAGTATCTCTTTGATTCTCTCAAGGATACAACAGTACTGAAATGTGGGCATACGATGCACACTGAGTGCTATCACGAGATGATAAAGCGTGACAAGTAATCAGTTTATTTCATCTATTTATGCTGTTCGTTTAGTTCTCATTACATAAAAGGGAAAATTTTATGTTATCTGACTTTCATTCTATCTGGAACTTAGATGCTGCTGTCCCATATGTTCCAGATCAATCATAGATATGTCCAGAGCTTGGAGAAGAATGGACGAGGAGGTAGGTTCTTCGAGCTGGTGCATATTAAACTCTAGGAGGTCGGTCGAGTCCAATTTCCAGAGGATGCATATTATCATGTAAAAAAACCATGCTTAATGAAATGTGCATGGCTGATTACCTCTTT
Above is a window of Nicotiana tabacum cultivar K326 chromosome 8, ASM71507v2, whole genome shotgun sequence DNA encoding:
- the LOC107810921 gene encoding lipase, translated to MDGRTLLKVVIITCLIASSTGRELKVKDQRTIYNHTLATILVEYAATVYHSDLTELFTWTCPRCDDLTKGFQIIELIVDVKRCLQAFVGVAPDLNAVVIAFRGTQGTSIQNWIEDLYWKQLDIDYPGTEDAMVHHGFYSAYHNTTLRPGVLSAVKTAKELYGDIPIMVTGHSMGGAMAAFCGLDLTVNLGSRNVSVMTFGQPRIGNAAFVSYYSKRVPNTIRVTHEHDIVPHLPPYYQYFPQKTYHHFPTEVWLHNTGLGILAYTVEKVCDNSGEDPSCSRSVAGNSIKDHLRYYGVRLGGEEDPGFCRIVMDRGLAAHGTVDVDGNVILSRDIPASVLRMNVESNEQGRSV
- the LOC107810920 gene encoding E3 ubiquitin-protein ligase MIEL1 isoform X1; the encoded protein is MEDSCNERLDFGKMGYGCKHYRRRCRIRAPCCNEVFDCRHCHNEATSSLHNVFDRHELVRYDVKQVICSVCDTEQPVARVCTNCGVNMGEYFCEVCKFYDDDLDKGQFHCDDCGICRVGGRENFFHCSRCGSCYSVSLRNNHSCVENSMRHHCPICYEYLFDSLKDTTVLKCGHTMHTECYHEMIKRDKCCCPICSRSIIDMSRAWRRMDEEIEETIMPENLRYKKVWILCNDCNDTTEVFFHIIGQKCRHCESYNTRMIAPPVLPQ
- the LOC107810920 gene encoding E3 ubiquitin-protein ligase MIEL1 isoform X2, whose translation is MNGLILAKWVMGTKNKICKHYRRRCRIRAPCCNEVFDCRHCHNEATSSLHNVFDRHELVRYDVKQVICSVCDTEQPVARVCTNCGVNMGEYFCEVCKFYDDDLDKGQFHCDDCGICRVGGRENFFHCSRCGSCYSVSLRNNHSCVENSMRHHCPICYEYLFDSLKDTTVLKCGHTMHTECYHEMIKRDKCCCPICSRSIIDMSRAWRRMDEEIEETIMPENLRYKKVWILCNDCNDTTEVFFHIIGQKCRHCESYNTRMIAPPVLPQ